In the Flavobacterium pallidum genome, one interval contains:
- a CDS encoding tetratricopeptide repeat protein — protein sequence MVPHILSFRKILPGLFVLLAINVFSQTKKIDSLNAALVKYDADKMAHGNKLSLKDSVKIRIYENLSIEYYMISDAKNGMDYSTKGVRLSEKLDYKTGLLNGNLMLGVYYSILHNFDKSMWHFKKALAVARQTHNLEMEQGLYNNIGSAYSEHGNYEEGLAYFYKGLGIAKKRKDKGVSTFYNNIGIIYGIQGRYKEEISNYMQSLKYQEKLKSWYGIGLTAQNIAESYYKRNLMDEAEKWYTRGVTYAQKGGNKISEANNHEGLGKVSLFRKDFSGAVTQLEMSLSMRKITGDSAGISSSLVNLGGVYLKKGNFQKALSNLNEGLSIARKVGNLDAQKLGYSYLAETYGAMGKYKQAYESHVQFKTLSDSIFNAERDKKLTELRLTNEFNTKQKEQKALQQKKDAATALKARQQRSAIYAVLIALIIVTFFAFWINYNLQRNKKQKRIIEEQNEKIGHSLDEKETLLREIHHRVKNNLQIISSLLNIQSENIKDETLLSSIQEGQSRVQAMSLIHQNLYQSEHLNTVDIENYLRELVVYLSQMFRADSKNIETKINTDGIQFDIDTAIPLGLIVNELVSNAYKYAFENRENGKISIRIHASGDAYELHIENDGKPLPADFDMKTTKSLGLRLVSILSRQLRGKLSFHSDERNTSFVVSFKDLKSLATD from the coding sequence ATGGTCCCCCATATATTATCTTTTCGGAAAATACTTCCGGGTTTATTCGTATTGCTGGCTATCAACGTTTTTTCACAAACAAAAAAGATAGACAGCCTCAATGCTGCGCTCGTGAAATACGACGCTGATAAAATGGCGCACGGCAACAAACTTTCCCTAAAAGATTCCGTAAAGATCAGGATCTACGAAAACCTTTCAATCGAATACTACATGATATCCGATGCCAAAAACGGCATGGATTATTCGACAAAAGGAGTGAGGCTTTCTGAAAAGTTGGATTATAAAACCGGGCTGCTCAACGGAAACCTGATGCTTGGCGTTTACTACAGCATACTGCATAACTTTGATAAAAGCATGTGGCATTTTAAAAAGGCTTTGGCGGTGGCCAGACAAACCCATAACCTCGAAATGGAACAGGGCCTTTACAATAATATCGGGAGCGCTTATTCTGAACATGGAAACTATGAAGAAGGCTTGGCCTATTTCTATAAAGGGCTCGGCATTGCAAAAAAGAGGAAGGACAAAGGCGTTTCCACTTTTTACAACAATATCGGGATCATATACGGCATCCAGGGGCGTTATAAAGAAGAAATCAGCAATTACATGCAGTCCCTGAAATACCAGGAAAAACTTAAATCGTGGTATGGGATTGGATTGACGGCGCAGAATATAGCGGAATCCTATTATAAACGAAATTTGATGGATGAAGCCGAAAAATGGTACACACGCGGCGTAACATATGCACAAAAAGGGGGTAATAAAATTTCAGAAGCCAACAACCATGAAGGGCTTGGAAAAGTGTCATTATTCAGGAAGGATTTTTCGGGAGCCGTTACCCAGCTCGAAATGTCATTGTCCATGCGTAAAATTACGGGAGATTCTGCCGGAATTTCTTCATCGTTGGTAAATCTGGGCGGTGTGTACCTCAAAAAAGGCAATTTTCAAAAGGCACTTTCAAACCTTAATGAGGGGCTATCCATTGCCAGGAAGGTGGGTAATCTCGATGCACAAAAGCTGGGATATTCATACCTCGCGGAAACCTATGGCGCCATGGGCAAGTACAAGCAGGCTTATGAAAGCCATGTGCAATTTAAAACGTTGAGCGATTCGATATTCAATGCTGAAAGAGATAAAAAGCTGACGGAACTCCGCCTCACAAACGAATTTAATACCAAGCAGAAAGAACAAAAAGCTTTGCAGCAAAAGAAAGATGCCGCTACGGCACTCAAAGCCAGGCAGCAGCGCAGTGCGATATATGCGGTTTTAATTGCGCTGATCATCGTGACGTTCTTTGCCTTCTGGATCAATTACAACCTGCAGCGCAATAAAAAACAGAAGAGGATTATCGAGGAGCAAAATGAAAAGATCGGGCATTCGCTTGACGAAAAGGAAACGCTATTGCGGGAAATCCACCATCGGGTGAAAAACAACCTGCAGATTATCTCAAGTTTATTAAATATTCAATCTGAAAATATCAAGGATGAAACCTTACTCTCTTCCATCCAGGAAGGACAGAGCAGGGTACAGGCGATGAGTCTGATCCACCAGAATTTATACCAATCAGAACACCTCAATACTGTAGATATTGAAAATTACCTGCGGGAATTGGTAGTATACCTTTCGCAGATGTTCCGTGCTGACTCAAAAAATATTGAAACGAAAATTAATACTGACGGCATCCAGTTTGATATCGATACTGCGATTCCACTAGGCCTTATTGTAAACGAATTGGTTTCGAATGCATACAAGTATGCATTTGAAAACAGGGAGAATGGTAAGATCAGCATACGGATTCATGCTAGTGGCGATGCTTATGAATTGCATATCGAGAATGACGGGAAACCTTTGCCAGCCGATTTCGATATGAAGACAACAAAGTCATTGGGTTTGAGGCTCGTATCGATTTTAAGCAGGCAATTGCGCGGAAAATTATCTTTTCATTCTGATGAACGAAATACTTCTTTTGTGGTGTCGTTTAAGGATTTGAAATCATTGGCAACTGACTAG
- a CDS encoding metallophosphoesterase, whose protein sequence is MKLFCWKYGTSTQIFPFITVFFLLTLLNSCATYEAQYGKNVSKNAVLSTTEAKLEHTFFLVGDAGNADKPNAQHTLSFLKKRLDNARQQSTLLFLGDNIYPAGMPMQGKKERKLAEVKLDNQVALAQDYKGRTIFIPGNHDWYSEGLQGLKRQEKYITEKLQQKKSFLPKNGCGIDNVKISDDITLIIIDSQWYMENWDENPTINDDCDIKSREDFFNELEDQLTKNQKKTILLAVHHPLISNGTHGGQFSMAKSLFPFQSDVPLPVVGSVINFIRKTSGLDPQDLMNKKYTALVQRIKPMIQDMPNVIVVSGHEHNLQYIERENIKQIVSGAGSKSEAARAIDPNDFSFGGNGYAVLEVYEKGEAWVSFFGMKKKQEQLLHKFRVNPPVLEKEVKVYPSSFPAKYDASVYNDSLLHKSGVHNFFWGKHYRKYYGTKIPVRTALLDTLYGGLSPVTAGGGHQSMSLRLEDKSKKQYTMRGLRKNAVKFIQTMAFKKQFVEQDFKNTYAEDFLLDFYTTSHPYTPFIVGDLAESVQISHTNPKLFYVPKQNALGEFNEEFGDELYMIEERADKGFEKLKSFGKPDAIASTDDVLLNLRKDEKYKIDEKAYIRARLFDMLIGDWDRHYDQWRWGEYNEKDKVIYRPIPRDRDQAFSKYDGSLLWLIMKMPVLRHMQSFKDDIANVKWFNMEAYPLDLAFITAATKKDWEDQADYLKNNLTDKEIETAFNKLPKEVNDATIDEIKKNLKSRRGHLKEYADHYFEVLQKTVLIVGTDKKDKFVIKRIGDDQTGVSVYRIKNDKEVLISSRIYDRDDTREIWIYGLDDDDVYEVDGKENHAIKIRLFGGQNHDVYHVKNGKKIRIYDFASKENDFDTDGHTKKILSDDYDLNQYDYKRPKYNAIAGFPNVGFNPDDGVKVGISMTYTVNGFKRNPYSQKHNIKANYYFATGGYELIYKGNFPNITSDWDFQMDGRITSPNFSFNFFGYGNETKNREEEIDDDMDYNRVKAQIMYAAPSLNWKGELGAFFTAQATFESIEVERSESRIMGAGIVDPKVFRTQNFAGLNLRYGFENYDNPSNPTLGMKCYIEAGSVVNMADTKRNVPHLEGMIGFSHKVLTSGKLVFASQLKSRLLFSNDFEFYQMATIGGDFDIRAFRSERFSGKRSFFQSSDLRLQFGKIKNSIVPMRYGMLAGFDYGRVWLPTEFSEKWHTAYGGGLWLSGVNAVTAKLNYFYSSEGGRISFGLGFGF, encoded by the coding sequence ATGAAATTATTTTGTTGGAAATACGGAACCTCCACACAAATTTTCCCCTTCATCACTGTCTTTTTTTTATTGACATTACTGAATTCCTGCGCGACATATGAAGCGCAATATGGAAAAAATGTGTCAAAAAATGCTGTGTTATCTACTACCGAAGCCAAACTCGAGCACACGTTCTTCCTGGTTGGCGATGCCGGAAATGCCGACAAGCCCAATGCACAGCATACGCTTTCATTTCTCAAAAAAAGGCTTGACAATGCGCGGCAGCAAAGCACACTATTATTTTTAGGCGATAACATTTATCCTGCCGGGATGCCGATGCAGGGCAAGAAAGAAAGAAAACTTGCCGAAGTCAAACTTGACAACCAGGTGGCATTGGCGCAGGATTATAAAGGGAGAACCATCTTTATTCCCGGAAACCACGATTGGTACAGCGAAGGACTGCAAGGCCTGAAACGCCAGGAAAAGTATATTACCGAAAAGTTGCAGCAGAAGAAATCATTCCTTCCTAAAAATGGCTGCGGCATCGATAATGTCAAAATCAGCGATGATATCACGCTGATCATTATCGATTCGCAGTGGTATATGGAAAACTGGGACGAGAACCCTACCATTAATGATGACTGCGACATCAAGTCACGCGAGGATTTCTTTAACGAACTCGAAGACCAGCTTACAAAGAACCAAAAGAAGACCATATTGCTTGCCGTACACCACCCGCTGATCAGCAATGGCACGCATGGCGGCCAGTTTTCGATGGCCAAGAGCCTGTTTCCGTTCCAGTCGGATGTGCCGTTGCCGGTTGTCGGGTCAGTGATTAATTTCATCAGGAAAACTTCCGGGCTGGACCCGCAGGACCTCATGAATAAGAAATACACGGCTTTGGTACAACGCATCAAACCGATGATCCAGGACATGCCCAACGTGATTGTCGTGTCGGGGCATGAACATAATTTACAATACATCGAAAGGGAAAACATCAAACAAATTGTGAGTGGCGCCGGTTCTAAATCGGAGGCCGCGCGGGCGATTGATCCAAATGATTTTTCTTTCGGCGGCAATGGTTATGCGGTTTTGGAGGTATATGAAAAAGGCGAGGCCTGGGTTTCATTTTTCGGAATGAAGAAAAAACAGGAGCAATTGCTGCACAAATTTAGGGTGAATCCGCCGGTGTTGGAGAAAGAAGTGAAGGTATATCCGTCATCATTTCCTGCAAAATACGACGCTTCGGTTTACAATGATTCTCTGTTGCACAAATCCGGCGTACACAATTTCTTTTGGGGAAAGCATTACAGGAAATATTATGGCACAAAAATCCCTGTCCGTACTGCGTTGCTTGATACTTTGTATGGTGGATTATCACCGGTTACTGCCGGCGGCGGACACCAGTCGATGTCGTTGCGGCTCGAGGACAAGTCAAAAAAGCAATATACGATGCGTGGCCTTCGTAAAAATGCGGTAAAATTTATCCAGACCATGGCTTTTAAGAAGCAGTTCGTGGAGCAGGACTTTAAAAACACGTATGCTGAGGATTTTCTGTTGGATTTTTACACCACTTCACATCCATACACGCCCTTTATTGTGGGTGATCTGGCGGAATCGGTACAGATCAGCCATACGAACCCAAAGTTGTTTTACGTGCCAAAACAAAATGCGCTTGGGGAATTCAATGAGGAGTTTGGCGATGAACTGTATATGATTGAGGAACGTGCCGATAAAGGATTTGAAAAGCTGAAAAGCTTCGGCAAGCCTGATGCGATTGCAAGCACTGACGATGTGTTGCTGAACCTGCGTAAGGATGAAAAATACAAAATCGATGAAAAAGCCTACATCCGGGCACGCCTTTTCGATATGCTCATTGGCGACTGGGACCGCCATTATGACCAATGGCGCTGGGGTGAATACAACGAAAAGGATAAGGTCATCTACCGCCCGATACCACGTGACCGCGACCAGGCTTTCTCGAAATACGACGGCTCACTTTTGTGGCTGATTATGAAAATGCCCGTATTGCGTCATATGCAGTCGTTTAAGGATGATATTGCGAATGTAAAATGGTTCAATATGGAAGCCTATCCGCTGGACCTTGCTTTCATCACTGCCGCTACGAAAAAAGACTGGGAAGACCAGGCGGATTACCTGAAAAACAACCTTACCGATAAAGAAATTGAAACGGCGTTCAACAAATTGCCAAAAGAAGTCAATGATGCCACGATTGACGAAATTAAGAAAAACCTAAAGTCAAGGCGCGGTCACCTCAAGGAATATGCAGACCATTATTTTGAAGTCTTGCAGAAAACGGTTTTGATTGTCGGTACGGATAAAAAAGACAAATTTGTCATCAAAAGGATTGGGGATGACCAAACCGGCGTAAGTGTTTACAGGATTAAGAATGACAAAGAGGTTTTGATCAGCAGCAGAATATATGACAGGGATGATACCCGCGAAATCTGGATTTACGGACTTGATGATGACGATGTGTATGAAGTCGATGGAAAAGAAAATCACGCTATCAAAATCCGTCTTTTCGGAGGGCAGAACCACGATGTTTACCATGTGAAAAACGGCAAGAAGATCAGGATTTATGATTTCGCCTCAAAGGAAAATGATTTTGATACCGATGGGCATACCAAAAAAATCCTTTCCGACGATTATGACCTGAACCAGTATGACTACAAACGCCCTAAATACAATGCTATAGCGGGTTTCCCCAATGTCGGATTTAACCCTGATGATGGTGTGAAAGTGGGGATTTCAATGACCTATACCGTCAACGGTTTCAAGCGCAATCCCTATTCTCAGAAGCATAATATAAAAGCAAATTATTACTTCGCGACAGGCGGCTACGAACTGATATACAAAGGCAATTTCCCAAATATTACCAGCGATTGGGATTTCCAGATGGACGGTCGCATTACGAGCCCAAATTTCAGTTTTAACTTCTTTGGCTATGGCAATGAGACCAAAAACCGCGAGGAGGAAATAGACGATGATATGGATTACAACCGTGTAAAGGCCCAAATCATGTACGCTGCGCCTTCGCTGAACTGGAAAGGGGAGTTGGGTGCTTTTTTCACCGCTCAGGCAACCTTTGAATCGATAGAAGTAGAACGCAGTGAAAGCAGGATTATGGGTGCCGGAATTGTGGATCCGAAAGTATTCCGCACACAAAATTTTGCCGGGCTGAACCTGCGTTACGGCTTTGAAAATTATGACAATCCATCAAACCCGACATTGGGCATGAAGTGCTATATTGAAGCCGGAAGTGTCGTTAATATGGCCGATACGAAAAGAAACGTGCCACATCTGGAAGGCATGATCGGCTTCAGCCATAAGGTGCTTACAAGCGGAAAACTGGTCTTTGCCTCACAACTGAAATCCAGACTGCTTTTCAGCAATGATTTCGAATTTTACCAAATGGCAACGATAGGCGGGGATTTTGATATTCGTGCCTTCCGCAGTGAGCGTTTTTCAGGGAAAAGATCGTTCTTCCAGAGTTCCGACTTAAGGCTGCAGTTTGGAAAAATCAAGAACAGCATCGTTCCGATGCGTTATGGTATGCTTGCAGGATTTGATTACGGCCGCGTTTGGTTGCCTACTGAATTCTCGGAAAAATGGCATACTGCCTATGGCGGGGGATTGTGGCTCAGCGGCGTGAATGCGGTCACTGCGAAACTGAATTATTTCTATTCTTCTGAAGGCGGAAGGATATCATTTGGCCTGGGCTTCGGGTTTTAA
- a CDS encoding T9SS type A sorting domain-containing protein: MKKITFLLLLCITAAQSQNFEWLQTPEITFGMNPDGISYPLATDNSGHVYMAGYKENPVPYNDVMGNVFCNKYDTGGNLLYSKILSGEVTVYEMATDNDGNLIMALGYRHSIVFDNIAFLTGLDDVQYLMVKFDPDGNMLWYRPIEIQDSFVNDFRTIVTDSGNNIYIGYDDYNYSYIMKLDASGATQLTITQEYAKMVTSISVDNQGNIYGAGACAESIATFGGVAAGAPFGYNTYAVKYNAAGQFQWIKYVEDVTCPFPQIKAKTPDAVYFSSYLFGSYDFGPINTEGPTEGGFSDFFLAKLNSAGEYQWVREVSGIGSVTTGVKNFLELDNEGNIYFAGGTKGVVNWGNGIITDNGDYNDDAVLVKYDSNGNAQMAVMAGGDSYDRTDSVRIAADGAIYLSGMAYGDADFGDFTHDADDFQSYPFLTRISSAPLGVPENEDIKMALYPNPAKNDIRFTANTAVSGTIWNMIGQKVVDFSVDAGQTVDVSSLAQGTYLVNANGKGLKFVKQ, encoded by the coding sequence ATGAAAAAAATTACCTTCCTGTTGCTGCTTTGCATCACTGCAGCACAATCACAAAACTTCGAGTGGCTGCAAACGCCCGAAATCACTTTCGGCATGAATCCCGACGGCATCAGCTATCCTTTGGCAACTGATAATTCGGGCCATGTTTATATGGCTGGTTATAAGGAAAACCCTGTGCCATACAACGACGTTATGGGAAACGTCTTTTGCAACAAATATGATACCGGAGGAAACCTGCTGTATTCCAAAATACTGTCCGGCGAAGTGACGGTGTATGAAATGGCTACCGATAATGACGGGAACCTGATCATGGCGCTTGGCTACAGGCATTCGATCGTTTTTGACAATATAGCGTTTTTAACGGGTCTGGATGACGTGCAGTACTTGATGGTGAAATTTGATCCCGACGGAAACATGCTCTGGTACAGGCCGATTGAAATCCAGGACAGTTTCGTCAATGATTTCCGCACCATCGTTACAGATTCCGGCAACAATATTTACATCGGGTATGATGATTACAATTATTCATATATCATGAAACTCGACGCTTCCGGAGCAACGCAATTGACCATCACGCAGGAATATGCCAAGATGGTGACATCGATCAGCGTAGACAACCAGGGGAATATTTATGGCGCGGGTGCCTGTGCCGAAAGCATTGCTACATTCGGCGGTGTTGCAGCCGGAGCGCCATTCGGTTACAATACTTATGCCGTAAAATATAATGCCGCGGGACAATTCCAATGGATCAAATATGTGGAAGACGTGACCTGCCCTTTCCCTCAGATAAAAGCAAAAACGCCGGATGCTGTTTATTTCAGTTCCTATCTTTTCGGAAGCTATGATTTCGGGCCGATTAATACAGAAGGACCGACTGAAGGGGGATTTAGCGATTTCTTCCTTGCAAAACTGAACAGTGCCGGGGAATACCAATGGGTCAGGGAAGTAAGCGGCATCGGCAGTGTGACTACTGGCGTAAAGAATTTCCTTGAGCTCGACAACGAAGGGAATATTTATTTTGCTGGCGGTACGAAAGGCGTGGTAAACTGGGGAAATGGCATCATAACGGACAATGGCGACTACAATGATGACGCGGTCCTTGTAAAATATGATTCCAATGGTAATGCACAAATGGCGGTCATGGCGGGCGGCGATTCCTATGACCGCACCGATAGTGTCAGGATTGCCGCCGACGGCGCTATTTACCTTAGCGGTATGGCATATGGTGATGCCGATTTTGGCGATTTTACGCACGACGCCGACGATTTCCAGAGTTATCCTTTCCTTACCAGAATCAGCAGTGCGCCATTGGGTGTGCCGGAAAATGAGGACATCAAAATGGCATTATACCCGAATCCGGCGAAAAATGACATCCGGTTTACTGCAAATACAGCGGTCAGCGGGACCATATGGAATATGATTGGGCAAAAGGTGGTAGATTTCAGTGTGGATGCAGGACAGACCGTGGATGTAAGTTCGCTGGCACAAGGCACTTACCTGGTGAATGCTAACGGAAAAGGGCTGAAGTTCGTGAAACAATAG
- a CDS encoding Pycsar system effector family protein, whose protein sequence is MGIIEKAEQFVFTLFKDKLSPAYTYHNFNHTLRVVEAVKKISEAEKPAENEHTALLLAAWFHDTGYTSGCEEHEQKSVAIFRDFAKNEPLDIHVIELTESLILATDIRKDPQTKAEFIIRDADAAHFAKKDYFTISEQLRQEWKVCANQSFSDMEWLEGNLKMLTQKHRYYTNYAKEKWQPKKDKNISRLQEMIGDKTLDSSKKDKKKKDSEKPERGVETMFKVTLNNHTQLSQIADSKANILLSVNAIIISISLSTLIPKLDSPGNAHLVIPTFVLLLFSVISIIFAILSTRPKVTSGSFTRKEIEDKKVNLLFFGNFYKMPLDEYEWAMNEMMKDKDYLYNSMIRDLYFLGLVLNRKYKLLRITYNIFMIGIVISVIAFVFAFQSIRA, encoded by the coding sequence ATGGGCATTATAGAAAAAGCGGAACAATTTGTATTTACGCTATTCAAAGATAAGTTATCTCCGGCATATACTTACCATAATTTCAACCATACTTTACGTGTGGTGGAAGCGGTAAAAAAGATTTCGGAAGCGGAAAAACCGGCAGAAAATGAGCATACCGCATTACTGCTTGCCGCCTGGTTCCATGATACCGGCTACACCAGTGGCTGTGAAGAACACGAGCAGAAAAGTGTTGCCATATTTCGGGATTTTGCAAAAAATGAGCCACTTGATATTCACGTCATCGAATTAACGGAAAGCCTGATCCTGGCCACAGATATCCGTAAGGACCCCCAAACCAAAGCGGAATTTATTATCCGTGATGCCGATGCAGCCCACTTTGCAAAGAAGGATTATTTCACTATCAGCGAACAACTCAGGCAGGAATGGAAAGTGTGCGCGAACCAGAGTTTCAGCGATATGGAATGGCTTGAAGGCAACCTTAAAATGCTGACGCAAAAACATAGGTACTACACCAATTATGCCAAAGAAAAATGGCAGCCAAAGAAAGATAAGAACATTAGCCGGTTACAGGAAATGATAGGTGATAAAACACTGGATTCCAGCAAAAAAGATAAAAAGAAAAAAGACAGCGAAAAACCTGAACGCGGTGTAGAAACGATGTTTAAAGTGACGCTGAACAACCATACCCAACTAAGCCAGATTGCCGACAGCAAAGCCAATATCCTGTTGTCTGTAAATGCCATCATCATCTCTATTTCACTTTCCACTTTAATCCCGAAACTGGACAGTCCGGGAAACGCACATTTGGTCATCCCAACATTCGTATTGCTTTTGTTCAGTGTCATTTCGATCATCTTTGCGATACTTTCCACACGCCCGAAAGTCACTTCCGGATCATTTACTAGAAAGGAAATTGAAGACAAAAAAGTGAACCTCCTTTTCTTCGGGAACTTCTATAAAATGCCGCTTGATGAATACGAATGGGCGATGAACGAAATGATGAAAGACAAGGATTATTTATACAACAGCATGATCCGCGACCTGTATTTCCTCGGATTGGTTTTAAACCGAAAATACAAACTGCTGCGTATCACGTATAACATTTTCATGATTGGGATCGTAATTTCTGTAATCGCTTTTGTATTCGCATTCCAGTCGATTCGCGCTTAG
- the xth gene encoding exodeoxyribonuclease III: MKIATYNVNGVNGRLSVLLRWLQESQPDVVCLQELKAPQEKFPIEEINTAGYNAIWQGQKQWNGVAILAKGMEIQEIGRGLPGDPEDLQSRYVEAIVNGVVIVCLYLPNGNPAPGPKFDYKLKWFERLHARAASLLAHKAPVILIGDFNVMPTELDVYKPERWVNDALFREEVRAAFHKLVSQGWTDAIRKLYPEEKIYTFWDYFRDAYGRNAGLRIDHFLLSPELSGQLKSGGVDRHVRGWEKTSDHAPVWITLEP; encoded by the coding sequence ATGAAAATTGCAACGTATAATGTCAATGGTGTCAATGGACGACTGTCAGTATTGCTTCGCTGGCTCCAGGAATCGCAACCCGATGTGGTGTGCCTGCAGGAATTAAAAGCACCGCAGGAAAAATTCCCGATTGAAGAGATCAATACTGCGGGATACAACGCCATCTGGCAGGGACAGAAACAGTGGAATGGTGTTGCCATCCTTGCAAAAGGGATGGAAATACAAGAGATAGGACGCGGTCTTCCCGGGGATCCTGAGGATTTGCAGAGCCGTTACGTCGAAGCCATCGTTAATGGTGTCGTCATAGTATGCTTATACCTTCCCAACGGAAATCCTGCACCAGGTCCAAAATTTGATTACAAGCTGAAATGGTTCGAAAGGCTTCACGCCCGTGCGGCGTCACTATTGGCACACAAAGCACCGGTAATCCTTATCGGTGATTTTAATGTCATGCCTACGGAACTCGATGTTTATAAACCGGAACGCTGGGTAAATGATGCCTTATTTCGGGAAGAAGTTCGTGCTGCATTCCATAAGTTGGTATCGCAAGGCTGGACTGATGCCATACGAAAATTATACCCAGAGGAAAAAATTTATACTTTCTGGGATTATTTCCGCGATGCCTACGGACGCAATGCCGGGCTGCGAATCGATCATTTCCTGTTGAGTCCTGAGCTTTCTGGCCAATTAAAATCAGGTGGTGTGGACCGGCACGTCCGCGGATGGGAAAAGACGAGCGATCATGCGCCGGTTTGGATCACACTTGAACCATAA